In one Brassica oleracea var. oleracea cultivar TO1000 chromosome C9, BOL, whole genome shotgun sequence genomic region, the following are encoded:
- the LOC106317586 gene encoding pumilio homolog 18-like isoform X2 has product MGMTHNNPFSMPTLFEALQRLHNARLIKLFNLMTSKECVSQFKEIISKEPDPEALPKIVSLLTSDSDYFMEVVRNKYGSKRVQKLLGISDDVDALFYAAILRRFYDIMTDKYASYVAIRAMLVFDTMEKFRMYDHVLYYALDIARDQYGCSALNEVITDVGDALYRKLILDLVACNALFLSNDPSGNFVVQHVLTLYDSRCTSNVAVSLLGHCVDLSFQKYGSYIVEKLLEAEESMAVVVVELLECEGGRLTRLARNEFGSFVVVKALRVTQEMDRIDMFWDLVQKLMPLRHLLVRSHGSNIAKILESCSI; this is encoded by the exons ATGGGGATGACCCATAATAATCCCTTCTCGATGCCTACCTTGTTCGAAGCTTTGCAACGTCTCC ATAACGCGCGTTTAATCAAACTATTCAACCTAATGACTAGCAAGGAATGTGTGTCCCAGTTTAAAGAGATTATCTCAAAGGAACCTGACCCAGAAGCTCTTCCGAAGATAGTCTCGTTGCTGACTTCAGACTCCGATTACTTCATGGAGGTTGTCCGAAACAAGTACGGTTCGAAACGCGTCCAGAAGCTCCTCGGAATATCAGATGACGTGGATGCGCTCTTCTACGCCGCTATCTTGCGCCGGTTTTACGACATCATGACCGATAAGTACGCATCCTACGTGGCGATTCGAGCCATGCTGGTTTTCGACACGATGGAGAAATTTAGAATGTACGATCACGTTCTCTACTACGCGCTCGACATAGCGCGTGATCAGTACGGCTGCAGCGCGCTCAACGAGGTTATAACCGATGTGGGGGATGCTTTGTACAGAAAGCTTATACTAGACTTAGTTGCATGCAACGCTCTCTTCTTAAGCAACGATCCTTCAGGGAACTTTGTGGTTCAACACGTGCTTACACTGTATGACTCGCGTTGCACGAGTAACGTAGCGGTTAGTCTTCTTGGTCATTGCGTTGATCTGTCGTTTCAGAAGTATGGAAGTTACATTGTAGAGAAGCTTCTGGAGGCGGAGGAGTCGATGGCTGTGGTGGTTGTGGAGCTTTTGGAGTGCGAAGGAGGCAGGTTGACGAGGCTGGCGAGGAATGAGTTTGGGAGTTTCGTGGTAGTCAAGGCATTGAGAGTCACGCAGGAGATGGATAGGATCGATATGTTTTGGGATTTGGTGCAGAAGCTGATGCCTCTTCGCCACCTTTTGGTTAGGTCTCATGGAAGCAACATTGCAAAGATATTGGAGTCATGTTCTATATAG
- the LOC106315092 gene encoding uncharacterized protein LOC106315092, whose product MPSLDTPNTARGTARQPSGEAGASREKAGDTRVHETISSDSEPDSEKETSEGATALQSSLTTYLEQMFSKKLDAMQSMVERLPGVAPLIQKSNLDSYADTPFTDNIALIEMPRKFSFPNIKMYDGTGDPDDYIAQYKQRMLAVALPREFHEATMCKGFGSTLIGPALKWYINLPIGSISSFATLSDGFVEQFVSSRNLEKTLDSLYEILQHRVETLRDYIARFNQEKVSIPECNVTTAISAFKRGMLPDGDLYKELTKYQCKTMEDVLSRAWAQVKWEEDVASRTRTQQKQATKQDRSDRDERSSQKPTKDQEGRNRGRYMSRPLERAEGMSVSTWPDMSHLSISQPELINALRQMGQQVKWPPKMRAPDSFRNPDLWCEFHRDHGHKTEDCVVLKIKVNELLQKGYLQEFLSEKAKNLLSKETPRKSAETKPASPPR is encoded by the coding sequence ATGCCGAGCCTGGACACACCCAACACCGCAAGAGGTACCGCTCGACAGCCTTCAGGTGAAGCCGGGGCATCAAGAGAAAAAGCTGGAGATACGCGAGTCCATGAAACAATATCCAGCGACTCCGAGCCAGACTCTGAGAAGGAAACATCCGAAGGAGCCACGGCATTGCAGTCCTCGTTGACCACCTATCTGGAGCAGATGTTCTCCAAGAAGCTTGACGCCATGCAATCTATGGTAGAAAGGCTCCCCGGGGTGGCACCTCTGATTCAGAAAAGTAATCTCGATTCTTACGCTGATACTCCTTTCACAGACAACATTGCCCTGATCGAGATGCCGAGAAAGTTCTCCTTCCCCAACATAAAGATGTATGACGGCACTGGCGACCCAGACGACTACATCGCTCAATATAAACAAAGGATGCTAGCTGTAGCACTCCCAAGGGAGTTCCACGAGGCCACCATGTGCAAAGGATTCGGCTCAACCCTGATCGGACCCGCGTTGAAATGGTACATTAATCTACCCATCGGATCCATATCTTCGTTCGCAACTCTTAGCGATGGGTTCGTGGAGCAGTTCGTAAGTAGCCGAAACCTGGAGAAAACCTTGGACAGCCTCTATGAAATTCTCCAGCATCGGGTCGAAACCCTTCGCGATTACATAGCTCGCTTCAATCAGGAAAAGGTATCGATTCCTGAATGCAACGTCACCACAGCAATCTCAGCCTTTAAAAGAGGCATGCTCCCAGACGGGGATCTCTACAAGGAACTGACCAAGTATCAGTGTAAAACTATGGAAGACGTATTATCCCGAGCCTGGGCCCAGGTAAAATGGGAGGAAGACGTCGCAAGCCGCACTAGGACTCAGCAGAAACAAGCAACCAAGCAAGACCGGAGTGATCGAGACGAGAGGTCCTCCCAGAAACCCACGAAAGACCAAGAGGGCAGGAACCGGGGCAGGTACATGAGCCGTCCACTCGAGAGAGCGGAAGGGATGTCGGTGTCTACCTGGCCAGATATGTCACATTTGTCTATATCCCAACCAGAGCTAATCAACGCCCTAAGGCAGATGGGTCAACAGGTTAAATGGCCCCCGAAGATGAGGGCACCTGATTCCTTCCGGAACCCCGACCTCTGGTGTGAGTTCCATCGTGACCATGGTCACAAGACAGAGGATTGCGTCGTACTGAAGATCAAAGTCAACGAACTACTCCAGAAGGGATACCTTCAGGAGTTCCTCTCAGAAAAGGCGAAGAACCTCCTAAGCAAGGAGACACCCAGGAAATCTGCTGAAACCAAGCCCGCGTCACCACCTCGATAG
- the LOC106315091 gene encoding protein ariadne-1-like: protein MKDNLMLKTEGQLQDDYMTLMGRRAMYPLCKAKSSKEKESCVICFDEDIDSDLMFSVDTCRHRFCVNCVKQHLTVKLLDGTIPNCLHHGCTTQLSVDTCGQCRAYTFGDLRTELVLGSACGHRKCLKCGCSFCFYCKAPWHSMLSCTDYKKLHSNTQNAKLISLANLSGWRQCGKCNHMVERSGGCGHMTCR, encoded by the exons ATGAAAGATAATCTCATGCTTAAGACTGAGGGACAACTACAAGACGATTACATGACCCTCATGGGAAGAAGAGCTATGTATCCTCTTTGTAAAGCTAAGTCATCTAAGGAGAAAGAATCTTGCGTGATCTGTTTCGACGAGGACATTGATTCTGATCTCATGTTTTCTGTTGATACATGCCGTCATCGGTTTTGTGTTAACTGTGTGAAACAACATTTAACTGTGAAGCTTCTTGATGGAACGATACCTAATTGTCTTCACCACGGCTGCACGACTCAGCTGTCTGTTGATACATGTGGCCAGTGCCGTGCCTACACATTTGGGGACCTAAG AACCGAGCTTGTTTTAGGTTCTGCATGTGGACATAGGAAATGCTTGAAATGTGGTTGCTCCTTCTGCTTCTACTGCAAGGCTCCATGGCATAGTATGCTATCATGCACCGATTACAAGAAGTTGCATTCTAATACTCAAAATGCAAAGCTGATTTCTCTGGCAAATCTTAGTGGGTGGCGTCAATGCGGCAAGTGCAACCACATGGTTGAACGTTCTGGCGGATGCGGCCACATGACTTGTAGGTAA
- the LOC106315090 gene encoding LOW QUALITY PROTEIN: uncharacterized protein LOC106315090 (The sequence of the model RefSeq protein was modified relative to this genomic sequence to represent the inferred CDS: inserted 1 base in 1 codon; deleted 4 bases in 2 codons; substituted 2 bases at 2 genomic stop codons): MNALPSLCVLDGKSLKACFGTTKYCHAWLRNAAYVNPDCLYLHQVGSQEDNFTKDEIIYAHTRXFCLLKLSRVQQITRATNLLQHRLGSMLPPPLDAFSSAKPIVNVPSNNAASVPMYSPPSGSGSSSRSTALPAGASWGSHIANQQSLATSVTSNGSSEIQRTTSVNGTLAFSVVVANAAHGPVSSSDILKRPSRKEESQIAANKSKPKVLKPLEHNVVADSGSKRTTSPDRDPPSNRLSSLTNSSYDGRDLAKPSATVNSFDDTYEAVEEPTVSNLSAIVSQMEITTNLRDERPDIAMRSDLQSQMQVSSKWDVEDISSLDSQRHHLEEEDIKLSRFLSNSSSSILNSNRLASCSSLPSGHPGVNNSNLRFSSDSDRLHLPNIYGEKSMFSVEHSLFANDGMKKVRNGEDDKIPNILELDFDPWDESVTSPNNLAELLGEVDQRSSTLKLGNLLKQHNSQSKFSFARHGESSNQGFERENRSIYGQFSRDQPISESVASRDIYRDNLGSVNGFASNYSGGLESFIASPLYSSYKAPVSRPQISALLGFSAPSRLPPPGFFSHERVGLSSDTAAGTRFLDTGSFMRNAYQSLPPVGNPTGVNDIEFVDPTILAVGRGMINTYLDMRSSFSSQMNSFGNETGLQVLRHXSLAAQQQVNGFHHDLRNLSPSPTDPYGFSSRLMDYHQTQGSSLSHFSQLQRQQPSANPVLSNGHWDKWNEXQSLNSLCMAELLRNERLGFGGSLYNNGYEEPKFRIPSPGDAYNTTYGM, encoded by the exons GGCATGTTTTGGGACAACTAAGTATTGTCATGCATGGCTGAGAAATGCG GCATACGTCAATCCTGATTGTCTCTATCTGCACCAGGTTGGTTCTCAAGAGGACAATTTCACTAAAGATGAGATCATATATGCTCATACACGATAATTTTGTCTTCTTAAATT GAGTAGAGTTCAACAAATCACTCGAGCAACAAATCTTCTGCAGCACCGTTTAGGGAGCATGCTACCTCCACCACTGGATGCTTTTTCTTCTGCAAAACCAATTGTAAATGTTCCATCGAAT AATGCAGCAAGTGTTCCCATGTATTCTCCACCTAGTGGGAGTGGGAGCTCAAGTAGATCTACCGCTCTTCCTGCTGGAGCGTCATG GGGGTCACATATTGCAAACCAGCAGTCTTTAGCAACTTCGGTTACCTCAAATGGATCTTCTGAAATACAAAGAACAACATCAGTAAATGGTACATTGGCCTTTTCCGTTGTTGTTGCAAACGCAGCTCATGGTCCTGTATCCAGTAGTGACATTCTTAAAAGACCATCGCGCAAAGAAGAAAGCCAAATAGCTGCTAACAAAAGCAAGCCTAAGGTGTTGAAGCCTTTGGAGCATAATGTTGTTGCTGATTCTGGGTCTAAAAGAACTACCTCACCTGATAGAGATCCTCCAAGCAATCGGTTATCCAGTTTAACAAACTCTTCTTACGATGGCAGAGACCTTGCCAAGCCTTCAGCTACTGTAAACTCATTTGACGATACATATGAGGCTGTAGAAGAACCTACTGTAAGCAACTTGTCTGCTATTGTTTCACAAATGGAGATAACTACGAATTTGAGGGATGAACGCCCTGATATTGCAATG AGATCAGATTTGCAATCCCAGATGCAAGTTAGTTCAAAATGGGATGTAGAGGATATATCATCGTTAGATAGCCAGCGGCATCACCTTGAAGAAGAAGATATCAAACTCTCTCGATTTTTGTCTAACTCTTCAAGTTCCATTTTGAATTCAAATCGATTGGCTTCTTGTTCTTCTCTGCCTTCTGGACATCCAGGTGTGAACAATTCAAATTTGAGGTTTTCTTCAGACAGTGATAGATTGCATCTTCCAAACATATATGGTGAGAAATCCATGTTCAGTGTTGAGCATTCTCTGTTTGCTAATGATGGCATGAAAAAGGTTCGCAATGGAGAGGATGATAAAATCCCCAACATTTTGGAACTTGACTTTGATCCATGGGATGAATCCGTAACTTCACCGAACAATTTGGCAGAGTTACTGGGTGAAGTTGATCAGCGATCTAGTACTCTTAAACTTGGAAACCTCCTGAAGCAGCATAACAGCCAGTCCAAATTTTCTTTTGCCCGGCATGGGGAATCTAGTAATCAAGGATTTGAAAGGGAGAACCGTAGTATTTATGGGCAGTTTTCAAGAGATCAGCCTATTTCGGAGTCTGTGGCGAGCCGAGATATCTATCGTGATAATCTCGGGAGTGTAAATGGATTTGCTTCAAACTACTCTGGTGGATTGGAAAGCTTTATTGCTAGTCCTTTATACTCTTCGTACAAGGCTCCAG TTTCACGTCCCCAAATTTCTGCACTTCTAGGATTTTCTGCTCCCAGCAGGTTGCCTCCTCCTGGCTTCTTTTCACATGAAAGAGTGGGGCTATCTTCAGATACTGCAGCAG GAACTCGTTTCCTTGACACTGGCTCTTTTATGAGGAATGCATATCAGTCACTACCTCCGGTTGGTAATCCGACTGGTGTAAATGATATTGAGTTTGTGGATCCTACAATTCTAGCTGTTGGAAGAGGGATGATTAACACATACTTGGATATGAGATCAAGTTTCTCATCACAAATGAATTCCTTTGGGAACGAAACAGGGCTCCAAGTGTTGAGACATTAGTCTCTT GCCGCACAACAACAAGTAAATGGGTTTCATCATGATCTCAGAAACTTGTCTCCGTCACCTACTGATCCTTACGGATTTAGTTCAAGGCTAATGGAT TATCATCAGACACAAGGAAGTAGCTTATCTCATTTCTCACAGCTCCAAAGACAACAACCATCAGCAAATCCAGTCTTGTCTAATGGTCATTGGGATAAGTGGAATG GCCAAAGTTTGAACTCTTTATGCATGGCCGAGCTTCTTAGGAATGAACGGCTGGGATTCGGTGGGAGCTTATACAACAACGGATATGAAGAACCGAAATTCCGGATTCCAAGTCCTGGAGATGCTTATAACACAACGTATGGGATGTAA
- the LOC106317732 gene encoding LOW QUALITY PROTEIN: NEDD8-specific protease 1 (The sequence of the model RefSeq protein was modified relative to this genomic sequence to represent the inferred CDS: deleted 1 base in 1 codon), which produces MANTWGDDKILSFNDVVLRRSDLDIFNGPNFINDRVIEFYLSYLSTLHTSPTISVIPASIAFWISNCPDAESLKDFMKPLRLLDINLVILPVNDNLNVELEEGGLHWILLVYYKETNSFFHHAYFMGANQWNARQLYKAVSLFVSDGDAAFRECGDTPQQKNGYDCGVHLLATAQVICKWFSSGGMKNRDELWLSDVKETVSNVVNNLREEILGLIRRLMSEKSVSK; this is translated from the exons ATGGCAAATACTTGGGGTGACGACAAGATCCTCAGCTTCAACGATGTTGTCCTCAGGAGATCAGATTTAGACATCTTTAAC GGACCCAATTTCATAAACGACCGTGTCATTGAATTCTACCTAAGCTACTTATCCACACTCCACACTTCCCCTACCATCTCAGTAATCCCTGCCTCCATCGCCTTCTGGATCTCAAACTGTCCTGACGCTGAATCACTCAAAGACTTCATGAAACCTCTCAGATTACTCGACATAAATCTCGTGATATTGCCTGTGAACGACAACCTCAATGTCGAGCTAGAAGAAGGCGGGTTACACTGGATCTTACTCGTGTACTACAAAGAAACCAACTCGTTTTTCCATCACGCTTACTTTATGGGAGCGAATCAATGGAATGCGAGACAGCTATACAAGGCGGTTTCTCTGTTTGTGTCTGATGGAGATGCTGCGTTCAGAGAATGCGGTGATACACCGCAGCAGAAGAATGGGTATGACTGTGGTGTGCACCTTCTTGCAACCGCTCAGGTTATATGCAAATGGTTTAGCTCTGGTGGAATGAAGAATCGGGATGAGTTGTGGTTGAGTGATGTGAAGGAGACTGTATCGAATGTGGTTAACAATTTGAGGGAAGAGATATTGGGGTTGATCAGAAGGTTGATGTCTGAGAAGAGTGTGAGTAAATGA
- the LOC106317586 gene encoding pumilio homolog 18-like isoform X1 produces the protein MGMTHNNPFSMPTLFEALQRLRLSEEETSGSIPPPPALIPRAAVDNARLIKLFNLMTSKECVSQFKEIISKEPDPEALPKIVSLLTSDSDYFMEVVRNKYGSKRVQKLLGISDDVDALFYAAILRRFYDIMTDKYASYVAIRAMLVFDTMEKFRMYDHVLYYALDIARDQYGCSALNEVITDVGDALYRKLILDLVACNALFLSNDPSGNFVVQHVLTLYDSRCTSNVAVSLLGHCVDLSFQKYGSYIVEKLLEAEESMAVVVVELLECEGGRLTRLARNEFGSFVVVKALRVTQEMDRIDMFWDLVQKLMPLRHLLVRSHGSNIAKILESCSI, from the coding sequence ATGGGGATGACCCATAATAATCCCTTCTCGATGCCTACCTTGTTCGAAGCTTTGCAACGTCTCCGTCTCTCAGAAGAAGAAACCTCCGGCTCCATTCCTCCTCCTCCTGCTTTAATCCCACGCGCCGCCGTAGATAACGCGCGTTTAATCAAACTATTCAACCTAATGACTAGCAAGGAATGTGTGTCCCAGTTTAAAGAGATTATCTCAAAGGAACCTGACCCAGAAGCTCTTCCGAAGATAGTCTCGTTGCTGACTTCAGACTCCGATTACTTCATGGAGGTTGTCCGAAACAAGTACGGTTCGAAACGCGTCCAGAAGCTCCTCGGAATATCAGATGACGTGGATGCGCTCTTCTACGCCGCTATCTTGCGCCGGTTTTACGACATCATGACCGATAAGTACGCATCCTACGTGGCGATTCGAGCCATGCTGGTTTTCGACACGATGGAGAAATTTAGAATGTACGATCACGTTCTCTACTACGCGCTCGACATAGCGCGTGATCAGTACGGCTGCAGCGCGCTCAACGAGGTTATAACCGATGTGGGGGATGCTTTGTACAGAAAGCTTATACTAGACTTAGTTGCATGCAACGCTCTCTTCTTAAGCAACGATCCTTCAGGGAACTTTGTGGTTCAACACGTGCTTACACTGTATGACTCGCGTTGCACGAGTAACGTAGCGGTTAGTCTTCTTGGTCATTGCGTTGATCTGTCGTTTCAGAAGTATGGAAGTTACATTGTAGAGAAGCTTCTGGAGGCGGAGGAGTCGATGGCTGTGGTGGTTGTGGAGCTTTTGGAGTGCGAAGGAGGCAGGTTGACGAGGCTGGCGAGGAATGAGTTTGGGAGTTTCGTGGTAGTCAAGGCATTGAGAGTCACGCAGGAGATGGATAGGATCGATATGTTTTGGGATTTGGTGCAGAAGCTGATGCCTCTTCGCCACCTTTTGGTTAGGTCTCATGGAAGCAACATTGCAAAGATATTGGAGTCATGTTCTATATAG